In Archocentrus centrarchus isolate MPI-CPG fArcCen1 chromosome 16, fArcCen1, whole genome shotgun sequence, a single window of DNA contains:
- the LOC115794555 gene encoding complexin-4-like: protein MESVMRLKNSLSMPIRKLTSCVSEVKGKKLCAKRRNKWGMGGGSRGGCAKLGKTPPPRAAHPKDLSIICSYQTELEKERKLREATNAQKNAERAAMRAHFRRKYQLSENPKDANHLRSVGGKVSLPHELAKIIHPETETKDDGFNLLSAFQGLSFSTAVLTGRRKRSGTPTPTANGASCKVM, encoded by the exons ATGGAGTCTGTGATGAGATTAAAAAATTCCCTGAGCATGCCCATCAGGAAACTGACCAGCTGCGTGTCGGAGGTGAAGGGGAAGAAGTTGTGCGCCAAACGCAGGAACAAGTGGGGCATGGGTGGCGGAAGCCGAGGAGGATGCGCAAAGTTGGGGAAAACACCCCCACCCCGAGctgcacatcccaaagatttaTCTATCATTTGCTCATACCAGACAGAGCTGGAGAAGGAGAG GAAGCTGCGGGAAGCCACGAACGCTCAGAAGAACGCAGAGAGGGCAGCTATGAGAGCTCACTTCAGGAGAAAATATCAGCTCTCTGAG AACCCCAAGGACGCGAACCACCTGAGGTCAGTCGGAGGCAAAGTGTCACTCCCCCACGAGCTAGCAAAGATAATTCATCCTGAAACCGAAACCAAGGACGACGGCTTCAACCTGCTGAGTGCCTTTCAAGGCCTCAGCTTCAGCACAGCAGTGCTCACAGGGAGAAGAAAACGCAGCGGGACGCCCACTCCTACAGCAAATGGGGCTTCATGTAAAGTCATGTAA
- the cyp11c1 gene encoding cytochrome P450 11C1 isoform X2, whose translation MSTRVTASIRAKGTCGSRNVFFGVTPQKSLCVTATGAVVDRKLEGGKRAVKGVQSFEEIPHTGRSGWLNLVKFWRENRFQQLHKHMESTFNTLGPIYREKVGTLSSVNIMLPSDISELFKSEGLHPRRMTLQPWATHREIRNHRKGIFLKNGEEWRADRVQLNKEVMMSAAVKRFLPHLDEVAKDFCRMLQSRVEKEGRGEKGKHSITIDPSADLFRFALEASCHVLYGERIGLFSSSPSLESQKFIWAVERMLTTTPPLLYLPPRLLLRMGAPLWTQHATAWDHIFSHAEARIQRGYQRLSSSLGRGSVTGVARGQYTGVLGQLMEKGQLSLDLIKANITELMAGGVDTTAVPLQFALFELGRNPEVQERVRQQVRVSWAQAGGDPQKALQGAPLLKGTIKEVLRLYPVGITVQRYPVRDIILQNYHIPAGILLSFHLSVPSSEDLQTTVTLILQPKTPPRIIFSKL comes from the exons ATGTCCACACGAGTGACTGCAAGTATCAGAGCAAAGGGCACTTGTGGAtccagaaatgtgttttttggcgTCACACCACAAAAGAGTCTTTGTGTAACTGCAACAGGGGCTGTGGTGGATAGAAAGCTAGAAGGGGGGAAAAGAGCAGTGAAAGGGGTGCAAAGCTTTGAGGAGATCCCTCACACAGGCAGGAGTGGATGGCTCAACCTGGTGAAATTCTGGAGAGAAAACCGTTTCCAGCAGCTCCACAAGCACATGGAGTCGACCTTCAACACACTGGGTCCCATCTACAG AGAGAAAGTGGGCACCCTAAGCAGTGTGAACATCATGCTGCCATCTgacatcagtgagctgtttaAGTCCGAGGGCCTGCACCCCCGACGGATGACCCTGCAGCCCTGGGCGACACATCGAGAAATACGCAACCACCGCAAAGGAATCTTCCTCAA GAATGGTGAAGAGTGGAGAGCTGACCGTGTTCAGCTGAACAAGGAGGTGATGATGAGTGCTGCAGTAAAGCGCTTTCTCCCGCACCTTGATGAGGTGGCGAAGGATTTCTGTCGAATGCTGCAGTCAAGAGTGGAAAAGGAGGGAAGAGGAGAGAAGGGAAAACACAGTATCACCATCGATCCCAGCGCTGACCTTTTCCGCTTCGCGCTGGAAG CCAGCTGCCACGTGCTCTACGGAGAGCGTATTGGCCTCTTCTCCTCATCCCCCTCCCTGGAGTCTCAGAAGTTCATCTGGGCTGTGGAGCGAATGCTAACAAccactcctcctctcctctaccTGCCCCCTCGCCTACTTCTACGCATGGGTGCACCCCTGTGGACCCAGCACGCCACTGCGTGGGACCACATCTTCAGTCATG CGGAGGCGAGGATCCAGAGGGGGTACCAGCGCCTGTCATCCTCCCTAGGTCGAGGGTCTGTGACTGGGGTAGCTAGAGGCCAGTACACTGGAGTTCTGGGGCAACTGATGGAGAAAGGGCAGCTATCTTTGGACCTCATCAAAGCCAACATCACTGAGCTGATGGCTGGAGGAGTTGACacg ACAGCAGTGCCCCTGCAGTTTGCTCTGTTTGAGCTGGGACGCAACCCTGAGGTGCAGGAGAGGGTCAGGCAGCAGGTGAGGGTGTCGTGGGCACAGGCTGGTGGGGACCCTCAGAAAGCCCTGCAGGGGGCACCACTTCTGAAAGGCACAATTAAAGAGGTTCTCAG GTTATACCCAGTGGGAATCACAGTGCAGCGGTATCCAGTCAGAGACATCATTCTCCAGAACTATCACATACCTGCTGGG ATCCTGCTGAGCTTCCATCTCAGCGTGCCGTCCTCAGAGGACCTCCAAACCACAGTCACCCTCATCCTCCAGCCCAAGACTCCACCGAGGATCATTTTCAGCAAGctctga
- the cyp11c1 gene encoding cytochrome P450 11C1 isoform X1 — MSTRVTASIRAKGTCGSRNVFFGVTPQKSLCVTATGAVVDRKLEGGKRAVKGVQSFEEIPHTGRSGWLNLVKFWRENRFQQLHKHMESTFNTLGPIYREKVGTLSSVNIMLPSDISELFKSEGLHPRRMTLQPWATHREIRNHRKGIFLKNGEEWRADRVQLNKEVMMSAAVKRFLPHLDEVAKDFCRMLQSRVEKEGRGEKGKHSITIDPSADLFRFALEASCHVLYGERIGLFSSSPSLESQKFIWAVERMLTTTPPLLYLPPRLLLRMGAPLWTQHATAWDHIFSHAEARIQRGYQRLSSSLGRGSVTGVARGQYTGVLGQLMEKGQLSLDLIKANITELMAGGVDTTAVPLQFALFELGRNPEVQERVRQQVRVSWAQAGGDPQKALQGAPLLKGTIKEVLRLYPVGITVQRYPVRDIILQNYHIPAGTLVQACIYSMGRSSKVFEDPLRFDPMRWSREEAQRGETAGFRSLAFGFGARQCVGRRIAENEMQLLLMHILLSFHLSVPSSEDLQTTVTLILQPKTPPRIIFSKL; from the exons ATGTCCACACGAGTGACTGCAAGTATCAGAGCAAAGGGCACTTGTGGAtccagaaatgtgttttttggcgTCACACCACAAAAGAGTCTTTGTGTAACTGCAACAGGGGCTGTGGTGGATAGAAAGCTAGAAGGGGGGAAAAGAGCAGTGAAAGGGGTGCAAAGCTTTGAGGAGATCCCTCACACAGGCAGGAGTGGATGGCTCAACCTGGTGAAATTCTGGAGAGAAAACCGTTTCCAGCAGCTCCACAAGCACATGGAGTCGACCTTCAACACACTGGGTCCCATCTACAG AGAGAAAGTGGGCACCCTAAGCAGTGTGAACATCATGCTGCCATCTgacatcagtgagctgtttaAGTCCGAGGGCCTGCACCCCCGACGGATGACCCTGCAGCCCTGGGCGACACATCGAGAAATACGCAACCACCGCAAAGGAATCTTCCTCAA GAATGGTGAAGAGTGGAGAGCTGACCGTGTTCAGCTGAACAAGGAGGTGATGATGAGTGCTGCAGTAAAGCGCTTTCTCCCGCACCTTGATGAGGTGGCGAAGGATTTCTGTCGAATGCTGCAGTCAAGAGTGGAAAAGGAGGGAAGAGGAGAGAAGGGAAAACACAGTATCACCATCGATCCCAGCGCTGACCTTTTCCGCTTCGCGCTGGAAG CCAGCTGCCACGTGCTCTACGGAGAGCGTATTGGCCTCTTCTCCTCATCCCCCTCCCTGGAGTCTCAGAAGTTCATCTGGGCTGTGGAGCGAATGCTAACAAccactcctcctctcctctaccTGCCCCCTCGCCTACTTCTACGCATGGGTGCACCCCTGTGGACCCAGCACGCCACTGCGTGGGACCACATCTTCAGTCATG CGGAGGCGAGGATCCAGAGGGGGTACCAGCGCCTGTCATCCTCCCTAGGTCGAGGGTCTGTGACTGGGGTAGCTAGAGGCCAGTACACTGGAGTTCTGGGGCAACTGATGGAGAAAGGGCAGCTATCTTTGGACCTCATCAAAGCCAACATCACTGAGCTGATGGCTGGAGGAGTTGACacg ACAGCAGTGCCCCTGCAGTTTGCTCTGTTTGAGCTGGGACGCAACCCTGAGGTGCAGGAGAGGGTCAGGCAGCAGGTGAGGGTGTCGTGGGCACAGGCTGGTGGGGACCCTCAGAAAGCCCTGCAGGGGGCACCACTTCTGAAAGGCACAATTAAAGAGGTTCTCAG GTTATACCCAGTGGGAATCACAGTGCAGCGGTATCCAGTCAGAGACATCATTCTCCAGAACTATCACATACCTGCTGGG ACATTAGTCCAGGCCTGTATTTACTCAATGGGGAGGAGTTCAAAGGTATTTGAAGACCCACTGCGCTTTGACCCCATGCGATGGAGCAGAGAAGAGGCCCAAAGGGGAGAAACTGCAGGATTTCGCTCCCTGGCGTTTGGGTTCGGGGCAAGGCAGTGTGTTGGGAGGAGGATTGCTGAGAACGAGATGCAGCTTTTACTCATGCAT ATCCTGCTGAGCTTCCATCTCAGCGTGCCGTCCTCAGAGGACCTCCAAACCACAGTCACCCTCATCCTCCAGCCCAAGACTCCACCGAGGATCATTTTCAGCAAGctctga